TTTCCCCCCGACCACACCCAGACGATCCACCCCTGACAGTGTAGCACGTGAACCCAGTAGAAGAAAACTTGTAATTCCTTCGAATTGGGGGTTAGGGCATCTTTTGCATCGGGTTAATGGAGAACGGAAAAAATTGCCATTGTCGACCACCAAGGCCAGTGGTAGAAAAAACGGCTTGGACAAACAAAAATCCTGGGCAAAGATTCAGAACATGCAACAAGTATCGGGTAAGATCTCCATTTGTTTTTGTAATCTGATTCATTGAATAAATGGTTATGGGTGTTCACTAGAAATTTTGTATGTTTTGGTCAACTCAGATTCATGGTGGGTGTAATTTCTTTGAATGGATAGACCCTCCAATGTGCCATCGAGCAAAGGTGGTCATCCCTGGACTACTAAGAAAAATTGGTGACCTTGAAACTGAAATCACATCCCTAAGTACGACAACTGACATTGGAAGTCATCGGCAATGCAGTGGTTCTTCAAATGGATTTGAGACACAATCTCACAACCTTCAAAATGTTGGAAGAGAAAGCTGTGAAAGTTGTGCTGAAAGCAGGGGTAGAGTAAATGATGGAGGTCGAATGCAGTGTTACTACTTTTTGAATACTATGTATTTTGCTGTAATTCTATTGGTTGTGGTTATTTGGGCTACAAAATCAAAGTAGAAGTTGTTGGCATTGATTTGTAAtgaattttgttgtaaaatgaaaCCCCAAATCAATGTAATCTATCTTGATTTTGAATTCAGTGTtctagtttatgtattttgtgaaatAAATATGATCTGATCTGTACATGACCAATATCATGGAACAAAAATATAGGCCAAATGATCTGATCTGATCTGATCTGATCTGATCTGTAAATATGTATTACCATAAGAGATAGGTACAAAAATATAGGCCTAAAAAGCCAAATGTATCTGATCTGTACATGACCAATATCATGGCCAGCATGACCCTGTCATGACTCAAAAAACAGACACCAAAATACATGACTCTAAAATGGTCAACATAACAGACACCAAAATACAAGATTCAACCACTAgttcaaaataaaatcaaaagatgaaactcCTCCTTCCAGTCAGACAGTATCGGGTTGAGCATTGGTTGCACCACTAGTTCCTCCTTTAGCATGCTGTTTCAGTCTTCTTTCCTTCCTTAAAAGTGTGGATTCAGTTGGGTTCTGCAGTGGTGGACGACCTCGCTTTTTGACCACACGATTCTAAAATAGGTTGAACAAACAAATATTTAGCTCCAAATTCACAAAACAATGATAAAGCAACTAATCAATGGTAAAAATTATCTGGACTGAGAAGAAAGCATAAAGTTTATACCTCAACCACCACCTTAGCAGATTTGCATGTTTCTCTCCTATGGCCTGTTTTCAGACAATTGCTGCATGTTTTAACTTGTCCAGTTCTTCGAGCTTTCTTTAAAGCAGGTGGAGGTTCATCTGTCTCCCTTCTCCTAGCTTTCTTAGGTCTTCCAGGCAGCTTCGTCTCAGGTGGTGGATCAATTGGGTTGAGTCCTGTCTGAGGCCACATATCTGGACTAGGCATAGGATGCACACTCTGTCCATATGCTTTTTGCAATGATTCTTTTTTATAGAATCCGTGGACATAATCAAAGACATTACCTCCCATGAACCAGATAGTAGCTAGTGCATGGCCTCACATCAGCTTGCTTTCCTTTCCTATTTCTGTCACTTTGAACCGGGTCTTGGTTCTCCTCAACTGTATCCTCCCTCACATCACCAATATCATCCTCTGAATCTGAAAGCACAACCACCTCTGGTATTTGGTCTTCCATATCACTTTCATCATCCATGTAGTCAAACTCTTCTTCATATTCCTCTTTATCAGGTTCATCAAAGGCAGCATCATGAAATTCCTCAGAATATTGATCAGCATCAAACTCTTCTTGTTCCCCATCAATGGTTGCATC
The genomic region above belongs to Humulus lupulus chromosome 1, drHumLupu1.1, whole genome shotgun sequence and contains:
- the LOC133799730 gene encoding uncharacterized protein LOC133799730: MGGNVFDYVHGFYKKESLQKAYGQSVHPMPSPDMWPQTGLNPIDPPPETKLPGRPKKARRRETDEPPPALKKARRTGQVKTCSNCLKTGHRRETCKSAKVVVENRVVKKRGRPPLQNPTESTLLRKERRLKQHAKGGTSGATNAQPDTV